The following DNA comes from Bradyrhizobium manausense.
ATGGTGCGCGACTTCCCGAACGTCCGCATCCTGCACATCGTGCGCAACCCGTTCTCGGCCTATCGCGACACCAAGCGCCGCCCGTTCCCGCAGCCGCTGAGCAAGTACCTGATCACCTGGAACATCTATCATTCGACGGTCGAGATGTTCGCCAAGATGTATCCCGAGAACGTGCGCATCTTCCGCTATGAGGACCTCGTCGACGACAAGCGCAAGTTCATGACCGAGGCCGCCGCCTTCATCGGCGTGCCGTTCGCCGACAGCATGCTCTATCCGAGCTGGAACGGAGTCGAGATCAAGGACTCCATCGCGCCATGGGGCACGGTGCTCAAGAGCACCAAGGACTACAACAAGGCCGTCATCGAGGAGCTCTCGGACGACGAGCGCAAGCAGATCGCGCAGGGCACGGCGGCGCTGGCCCGCCATTTCGGCTACGACCAGATCGACTATCTGGGCCCGCTCTATCGTGCTGGGTAAGATCGCGTTCTTCGAAACCGACGAGCGCCCCGACATCGCTGCCGAACGCGCGCGCATCCTGCCTGCGCTCCGGCAACGCCTGCAATCATCCAGCCGAAACGCCACGGTAACGCCGGCGCTCGGCGGCACGCTGGGCATCTGCTTCGATGCCGAGATTGCCGGCGAGAAACGGTTTCTGAAGACCCATCTTCCTGACGCAGAAGCGCGCGGCAGCCTGACGAGGGAAGCCGACATCCTCGCGCAGCTCTATGGCACGACGATCGTGCTCGACCGTTTCGAGGTCCCGCTCGCGGACGGAACGAGCCGGCTCTGCCTGCTCATGCCAGCGCTTACCCCGCTGACTTCGCCCATCAAGCCCGCAAATGCCCTCGCAATGGCGCACGAATGCAATGAGCGGCTCGGAGATTGGCGCCCGGGCGATCTGCCGACGTTCGATCGATATCTCGTCTCCGCGGCGCGCGCGCTAAAAATCCTGTCGGAGCGCGACCTGCTCGAGCAGGCAAGCGCGGCCGAACTTCGCCGGCTCATCACGCTGCTTGAGGACAGCCTTCCAAAACTCCCGCAAGCGCTCTGCCACGGTGATTTCGGACCGAAGAACATCATGCTCGAGGGCGCGGTGCCGCGCGTCATCGACTGGGAAGATGCTTTCCTCGGCATTGCCGGCTACGACTATCTCTACTGGCTGACCTTCATGGAGAACCGGCCGTTCCTGCAAACGGCGGCATTCGGGCAAACCGGCCTTTTGTCCGATATCGAGCGCGCGATCCTCGCGCTCGTCGTCCTGCTCAAATCATATTTGGCGGTCTGCTCGGGCGCATATCTGAAGCATGCGGTTTCGCCGCAGGCACGCATCGCCGAGATTCTGGAGCTGCGCTGATCACGCCGCGTGCGCGGCGCCGACGACCTGATCGAGTTGGTCGCGCGAGAATGTGCGCAGGTTCCGGCCCTCGCGCAGCGCCTTGTACCAGTCAACGGTCAGACGCAGGCCCTGCGCCAGATCCAGCCGCGGGGTCCAGCCGAGCTCGCTGCGTGCCTTGGTGCAGTCGAGCCTGAGATAGGCAGCCTCATGCGGATGCGGACCGGCATCCGCGGTCCAGCGCGCGCCCTCACCCCACATCGCGATGAGATGCTCGACCACCTTGCCGACCGACACCTCGCTGGCGGCATCAGGCCCGAAGTTCCAGCCACCGATGAAGCGTTCGTCGCCCGCCAGCCGCTCGACCAGCGTGAGATAGCCGAGCACCGGATCGAGCGCGTGCTGCCAGGGCCGCACCGAATTGGGATTGCGGATACGCAAGGCATCACCGGCGAGAAACGCCTGCATCGCGTCGGGCACGAGGCGATCGCGCGCCCAGTCGCCACCGCCGAACACGTTGCCGGCGCGCGCCGTCGCAACGCGTGCCGCGCCCTCGGCATTGAAGAAGCTGTGGCGATAGGAATGCGTCACGAGCTCGGCGCAGGCCTTGCTGTTGCTGTAGGGATCATCGCCGCCGAGACGATCCCCCTCGCGGAAGGCCGCGCCGGCTCCGTTGTTCTCATAGCACTTGTCGCTGGTGACATTCAGGATCACCCGCACCGAGCGCAGCTGCCGCGCTGCCTCCAGCACATGCACCGTGCCCATCACGTTGGTCGCAAACGTCTCGACCGGCTCTTCATAGGACGGACGCACCAGCGCCTGCGCGGCCATGTGGATGACGATATCGGGCGCAGCCTCCGCCATCGCGGCACGCAAGTCGGAGAGATCGCGGATGTCAGCAACGCGCTGCTTGATGTCGTCGGCGATCCGCGCCGTCACGAACAGCGAGGATTGATGCGTCGGCGCCAGTGCATAGCCGTAGACGTCGGCGCCGAGACGGCGCAGCAGCAGCGAGGCCCATGCGCCCTTGAAGCCGGTGTGGCCGGTCAGAAAAACCTTCTTGCCGCGCCAGAACGCCGGATCCGTCACCAGACCCTCCATTTGGCGCGATTGCCCGCCCACTCGCCTTCGAGGAAGTTGCGGTCGCGCAGCGAGTCCATCGGATGCCAGAAGCCGGGATGCACAAAGGCGCGCAGATCGTCGCCGCGGACGAGTTGCTCCATCGGCTCGCGCTCCCAGATCGTCTTGTCGCCTGCGATCAACTCTCCGACCGACGGCGACAGCAGGAAGAAACCGCCGTTGATCCAACCACCGTCGTCGTTCGGCTTCTCCTCGAAATTGACGACGCGGTCGCCCTCGATCGCGACCGCGCCGAACCGCTTCGCGGGCCGCACCACCGAGACCGTGGCCCTGCGGCCATGCGCCTTGTGGAAGGCAATCTCGGCGCCGAGATCGATGTCGGCGACGCCGTCGCCATAGGTCAGCGCGAAGAAAGGCTCGTTCGCGACATAAGGCAGCACCCGCTTCAGCCGGCCGCCGGTCTGGGTCTCCTCGCCGGTGTCGACCAGCGTGACCCGCCAGGGCTCGGCGGTTTCGCGATGCACTTCCATCCGGTTCTCGGCGAGATGGAACGTCACGTCGGACATGTGCAGGAAGTAATTCGCGAAGTACTCCTTGATCATGTAGCCCTTGTAGCCGAGGCAGATCACGAAGTCGTTGAAGCCGTAATGGCTGTAGATTTTCATGATGTGCCAGAGGATGGGCCGGCCGCCGATCTCCACCATCGGCTTCGGCCGCGTACTGGTTTCCTCGGCGATGCGGGTGCCGAGGCCTCCGGCGAGAATGACGACTTTCATGGAAACCCTGCCGAGATCCGGGAAAATACTTCCGATTGGGCACTGGTTACTGCAGGCATTTTAGGCCGTCAATTGGGGCGCGCTAGCGACCCGAAGGCAGCACCGGCTGCCCGACCGCCGATTTCCGACGCATGCACTTCCGTGGCAGTGTCGACATGTGCAGGCCAACATCGTTATGGTCCGATTCTCAAATTGCCCTGATCCAGCCATAGACCAAGTCATGCAAAAACGGCCCTATCGCGCGCTAACGCTCCTTTTTGCGACCGTCCTTGCTGGTCTGTTCCTGCTGCAATTCGGAACCTTCATCGACCGCGCGACGCCGGCGCTCATCGACGATCACGACATCCTCTATCCGCTGGGCGACAAGCCGACTGCCACCCTTCATGAGATCTGGACTGATCTGAAAAACACCGATGAATACCAGGAACTGGCGCACACCGGATCAGCGACGCGATTTCGTCCTGCCTTCTATCCCCTGAAGTCAATCCAGACCTACCTGTGGGGAAGCAACATCCGCCTGTGGTACATCGCCAATTTCCTGCTGTATCTCGGC
Coding sequences within:
- the rfbG gene encoding CDP-glucose 4,6-dehydratase: MTDPAFWRGKKVFLTGHTGFKGAWASLLLRRLGADVYGYALAPTHQSSLFVTARIADDIKQRVADIRDLSDLRAAMAEAAPDIVIHMAAQALVRPSYEEPVETFATNVMGTVHVLEAARQLRSVRVILNVTSDKCYENNGAGAAFREGDRLGGDDPYSNSKACAELVTHSYRHSFFNAEGAARVATARAGNVFGGGDWARDRLVPDAMQAFLAGDALRIRNPNSVRPWQHALDPVLGYLTLVERLAGDERFIGGWNFGPDAASEVSVGKVVEHLIAMWGEGARWTADAGPHPHEAAYLRLDCTKARSELGWTPRLDLAQGLRLTVDWYKALREGRNLRTFSRDQLDQVVGAAHAA
- a CDS encoding sulfotransferase family protein — protein: MSDFRLAMVSAGFEHGGNVTHRHFDGHPDLLVYPFESQLGNRNFNDFLASVERVQYRYPEFPEGLSAIELYEQMIDEELKTFLRKRNGSKFRDADCVLDEKKRVAEFVRLCGEAPIPRRKVIEAFFRSTSAAWENYYAKPRPGMVHVGYSPAIGIDADRMVRDFPNVRILHIVRNPFSAYRDTKRRPFPQPLSKYLITWNIYHSTVEMFAKMYPENVRIFRYEDLVDDKRKFMTEAAAFIGVPFADSMLYPSWNGVEIKDSIAPWGTVLKSTKDYNKAVIEELSDDERKQIAQGTAALARHFGYDQIDYLGPLYRAG
- a CDS encoding aminoglycoside phosphotransferase family protein gives rise to the protein MLGKIAFFETDERPDIAAERARILPALRQRLQSSSRNATVTPALGGTLGICFDAEIAGEKRFLKTHLPDAEARGSLTREADILAQLYGTTIVLDRFEVPLADGTSRLCLLMPALTPLTSPIKPANALAMAHECNERLGDWRPGDLPTFDRYLVSAARALKILSERDLLEQASAAELRRLITLLEDSLPKLPQALCHGDFGPKNIMLEGAVPRVIDWEDAFLGIAGYDYLYWLTFMENRPFLQTAAFGQTGLLSDIERAILALVVLLKSYLAVCSGAYLKHAVSPQARIAEILELR
- the rfbF gene encoding glucose-1-phosphate cytidylyltransferase; the protein is MKVVILAGGLGTRIAEETSTRPKPMVEIGGRPILWHIMKIYSHYGFNDFVICLGYKGYMIKEYFANYFLHMSDVTFHLAENRMEVHRETAEPWRVTLVDTGEETQTGGRLKRVLPYVANEPFFALTYGDGVADIDLGAEIAFHKAHGRRATVSVVRPAKRFGAVAIEGDRVVNFEEKPNDDGGWINGGFFLLSPSVGELIAGDKTIWEREPMEQLVRGDDLRAFVHPGFWHPMDSLRDRNFLEGEWAGNRAKWRVW